The sequence below is a genomic window from Globicephala melas chromosome 14, mGloMel1.2, whole genome shotgun sequence.
CACTATGGAAGTGGCTGAGGTAGGCAATGAGGCCCAGTGGGTCATTCCCTGCCACCATTGCCTGTGCGGACAACACGGGCGTGATGCCCAGCTCATGCTCTGCCATCTTCAGCGCCCAAGAAGTCGCTTCCAGAGCCCCGACTCCCTGCAGCTCTGAGGGTTCCCTGTGGGGCGTCAGGGAGAAAGGCCAGTGGGAGACCAGAACTTGCCCCATGGAAGGGGGAGAGAGCAGTAGGGGAGGGACAtcgggaaagggaggagagggcatAAAGGGTTTTTATTCTCTGTGCTacctaccccccacccctcccatgaCAACAGCATCTGGCCTTGGGGGGCTTCTACCACTCACAAAGCTCTCCGTATTGAATGCATTTGATTCTCATGGGCAGGCAGAGTCAGGCGGGAAATCTATCTCTAGGGAAGCAAAGTGACTAGAGCAGGATTATTAGCAAGGGGTGGCCTGGGACGCAGCTGGGTGTGCTAACTCCTACACAGTGATCGCCCACCATTCCACACTGCCTAGAGAGGGAGGAGCTATCAGGGACCCCCAAGCCCAATGCCTGACTCACAGCAGGCCGGGCCGCAGCCGGTGCACGAGGGCACACAGAGCCAGCCCATCCACCCAGGAGGAAGACAGGTCGGTGACGTGGACCCCTGGGTACCCAGCCGTCTGCTCCTGGCACCAGTGTAGCAGCTCCTCCTGGGTGGCCACCAACGCTAGGAGAGGAAGCCACGCTGTACTGAAGGCACCAGGGCCCGCAGAGAGAGCCCAGCTGCTGGGTGCGGGGTCTATATGGGAGGGGAAAGCAGGGACCCACGCCTACTGGGCACCAGCCTAACACTCACTGTCAGCAGCACCTCCTTCatcccagttttctcatttgaaaaaatcTTTCTGGCAATAAAGTAGGGGAATGAATAGAGTGAAACCACTGCTGGCCACAGAGAGGGCAGCAGGCTATGAGCTGAGGGGCAAGGGAGGCCCAGAGATTAAAAGGAGAGGCAGGTTTGGGGTCTGCAAGGCGGGAAGGGGCAGACAGCTGAGAACAGTGCAGCTCCGCTGCCATCCAGCTGCTGCGTTACAGCGGCTGTTAAGAGTGCTGAAATACTCCACACAAGTTGGCAAATGGCTGCTGCTGAGCACCCCACTGCCCTGCACTCTCCAGGAGGCCCCAAACATCTCCACCACCCAGCAGTGCTCCAGCACCCTGCTCCCTGCCGCCAGCGTCTACCACTGTTCTGATCATTGGTGCTCGTGCCTCACTGCTTGGTAAATATTTTGGACATGGCCCCGGAGGAAGGCCTGCTCACCAGTGGCCGGCTTTCTTGAGTCTGTCTTGTCACTCATTCTCTGCACAGGCTCCTTGGCCTCCACATCGTACAGGTCTCGTACCTAAGGCAGCCCCTTTCAGGTCTCCAGGCAGGCGGACCACACAcacccccgccgcccccgcccccagtccatgggggaggggctgcctgGGTGGGACTCACCCGCAGGGCAGGGACTGGGCAGACCACAGGAGGGAAGGCCTGACCTGGGGTGCGGGAGCTGACCCGGGAAGTCTTGGCGGGTGGTGCCAGGGGTTCTGACCTGACTGGGGGTCACGGCCCGGAGGTTCAGGTTGGGATAGCGGGAGGCTGGGTCCAGCCCATACTGGGCCACATTGCGGTGCATGTTTTCTGGGGATGTCTGTGACAGGAGCTGGTACAAGCTCTCTCTGGGAGATGAGGGCGGGATCGGGCACAAGTGGGAGGGCACCATCAGCACCCACCCCTCCAGAAGTGCCAGGCCTTTCCTTCGTTCTCTTTTCTCTACGCCCCCATCTACTCAACCAGCATCCCCGACCCTACTCCTGACTCTTCCTAtacccagccctgcccccaccccgccccccaactCCCCAATTCAGGCCTCACCTCTCTGCCAACACCTCTAGGGGCCCAGCGCCCTCTGCCCAGCGCTTCACCATCCAGGCGGCGTCAAAGGCTGCCAAGAAGCCCCGGGCCACTCCAGTGCCCAGGGGCCAGAAGGGCTGCAGGGGCAGAAGGACAGGAAACAGCTCAGGGAGAGTCCAACAAGGGTGTCCACGCCCAGATGACTGCAGGGCCATAGCAGAGGGGGCCCTGACACACCAAGCCACCTTCTGCTCCTCCTTACAAGAAGCAGACCTTTTTATACCCCCTCCTTCCCACGAGGCTGCTTCCTCCCCCAGCCAGGGAACCCCTGTGCCTCCTCACAAGGGGTCCGGAGAGCCCCTCCCCAATCAGCGAACACTGACCCCTCACCTCCACCAGGCAGTCCCCAACCAGCCCCAGCAGCAGGCGGGCGCCATGCTTCTCCTGCACCCGAGCAGAGCTCTCTGCCCGCATCATGCTTGTGAAGTCAAaggcagagacgtcgggccgcccGTGGGCATCCTGGGCAAACTCCAGCTTCCCAAGCTTGCCGTGGGTGGCGAAGTCGGCAGCTGCCCGAGCAAAGCGCTGCAAAGCCTCGGGCGCCACGTTGGCACTGCCCAGCAGCCGGTCGGTCTCCGGCCAGTCCTATGTGGCCAACAGATCAGAACCAGCAGGGTCAGTTGGGCCATCACATCCCCTTAGGTGTAGAAGGTACACATCCTGAGGCCCCAGGAACGGGCTTCCCCAGACTACACAGCAGTTGAAGGCTGAGCTGGGAGGAGAATTTGAATGTCCAGCCTCCCACACTCGAGCCCTGTCCTCAACTCTCAGCCTGCCGCTCGCTGGGGGTCCCAGGTCCCACCCTGCCTCCAAGGCCCAGTATCATTACTGTTACCATACACCtgctttggacaagtcactgaacTTCTCAGAGCCTGTTTCCCCATCATTTAGAGATAACGTACCTAACTTCTCAAGGTACTCGTGTGGATTAGGTGAGAAAATGAACATAAAACTCAACAAAGTACCtatcacatagtaggtgttcaactagttcattcagcaaatactttcaGGGTGCTTACTACATAGCAGGCAccattctaggcactgggaatcaTCAGTAAACAAGAGACGGACAaaacccctgccctcatggagcttacgttGTGTAGTCCTGTGGCTGGTATAAGGTGTTTAGCCCAGAATATGATTCAGGTTGCCACGTAAGTCCCAGGGGAGAAGAGCTTATCGAGGTGGAGGAAGCGCCATCGCAGAGAGGAGGGACTCCCTCCACACCCAAGGAGAGACTGTGTCCAGGCCTGGCCCCTACCTCCCAGGGCCCaccacccagcccctccctgcctgggCCCGGGCCCCACCTGACGCAGCACCCCCAGCCGTAGCAGGCACTGCTTCTTGGCTGTCATCACAAAGTAGTGGGTGTCATCCTTGTAGTACACGATGTTCTCCAGATCAATGCCTGTGGGGATAGGGCAGGGTACGAGGAATGTGCCTCGTCATCATGTGTCACCTCTCCAAATACCCCAGCCATGCTTGACCTCTGAGAGCTGGGATCACAGCTCAGCCTGCAGCAGCACctctacccacacacacacaggggggGCCCATGAGTTCTGGTGGCACAGCGGACCATCTGTCCCAGGCCCAGGAGGCCTAAAGGTGTGGAGCAAAATGAGAAACTTGGGTGGGGTGGCAGCTGGGCGATGTGCACCACATAGTCCACAGGCTTGCAGAGGACAGCCCGGCTTCTCCGACCGGGATGTGCACACTCCAGGGGGCGTGGCAGTGCGAAGCCAAAGTAACCATAGGGCATCTTCTGGAAGTACCACTTTCATTTTGAATATAtagcattttgttttgctttgtttttttgaattcctgaattttattttatttattttttatacagcaggttatatagcatttttatattaaagCATATGTAAAGAAGCACAAAGCAAAATCCCATGCATTTTGCGAGAGATTTCTAAGACTCGTCATGCTGGGTGGCTGAGTGGGGCTGTGGCTGCTGAATCCCTGGGGGCTCAAGTTCTTTGCTGCCATGACCACAAAGATGGAAAAGTACGGGATTCCTTGGACTGTGGACAGGTCtgagagggagaggtgggaggcAGGCCACAGTGAGGCACGAGGGGGGCAAACCCTGTGAGGGTGGTCCTGACCTGTGGCTTTAAGCAGGCTCTGGAAGAAGCTCTGGTTGTAGATCCTGGCCACGCCGCTGATCTCGGGCACCTGTGTCTCTTCCACCGTGCGCCCGTTCACAAAGTTGGCCGTGATGCCAATGGCCAGTTTGCCACGCATTTCCCGCACTGTGAAGCCTAGAGGTGGGGACAGGGGGGTGGTGGCAGGAGGACGACTGGTGTAACAGCCTAGAAAGGCCCACAAGGAGCTCAAGATGCTGGCTTCTTCGAGGGGAGGGATCACTCACCTTCAGGGACGAATTTACCTCCAGCTGCAGAGATGAGGACATCAAATTCATAGTTGGCCAGttgggctggggggctgggctgGAGCTGGGCACGCCAACCACTCCCTGGGGCAGAGGGTGTGAGTGGCACAAAGGTGTGGAAATCTGAAGGGGCCCCTGTATTCCCAGGACAATCCAGTGAAATAATTCAATAAACGTTTAAAGGGCTTTATGGTTTAGAAAGCAATGACACACTATCAAATTACACCTTCACAACAGCCATGGAAAGTaggtaaggaaaaaaatacttgggGGTCCTCGGGAGCAGAGAAGTACTTACCCTTTCTGGGAGGGGGCTGAAGGCCAGTGAAAGTGACACCCCAGTGAATTTCCACCCCCAGCAGTAATGCAACTTTCAACAAAAGCAGCTGAAGTTGCCGGATGCCTGGAAGGGAGAGGACATTAGGAACAGGGACCCCAGGTTCCCACAGCCTTCCCAAGCACCAGTGTGTTCCTGGTCAGAGCCGGAGAAAGTCTTAGAAATCACTCAGTCCaactgcccattttacaggtgagggccCTGAGTCCTGAAAGCCGCCTGGCTGAAGTGAATCTTATCCACCCTGCCTCTTGGCCGGCCCAGCAGCAGCCCCCTGACCCCCTCCACTGGCCTGTCTCTAGGCCCAGGCTCACCCGCCCCTCCAGGCCACCACATGGTGCTCACTGATGTggtccagggagcctgtgcagaagCGCCCATAGAACTTCTTGGCGCCGAGTGCCCGAAGGTCATGGATAGTGAAGGGCCAGAGGTGGAGCACGTTGTGACGAGAGAACTTGGTGCGCTTTTCCACCAGCACCACTCGGGCCCCAAGCATCGCCAGCTCCACAGCAGCCCGCAGCCCACAAGGTCCAGCACCCACCACCAGGCACTGCGAATACACAAGGCAGCATCGGCATGGCATCTGGCCCCTCCTCTGACTTCCCCCACTCTCCAGGCCCCATCCCAGGCACCGGGTACCCACCTTAGTGCCGGTGCAGGCCCGGCCCTG
It includes:
- the MICAL1 gene encoding F-actin-monooxygenase MICAL1 isoform X3 — translated: MTFGHSAPRSSMGASAQAPWTTSVSTMWWPGGAGIRQLQLLLLKVALLLGVEIHWGVTFTGLQPPPRKGSGWRAQLQPSPPAQLANYEFDVLISAAGGKFVPEGFTVREMRGKLAIGITANFVNGRTVEETQVPEISGVARIYNQSFFQSLLKATGIDLENIVYYKDDTHYFVMTAKKQCLLRLGVLRQDWPETDRLLGSANVAPEALQRFARAAADFATHGKLGKLEFAQDAHGRPDVSAFDFTSMMRAESSARVQEKHGARLLLGLVGDCLVEPFWPLGTGVARGFLAAFDAAWMVKRWAEGAGPLEVLAERESLYQLLSQTSPENMHRNVAQYGLDPASRYPNLNLRAVTPSQVRDLYDVEAKEPVQRMSDKTDSRKPATALVATQEELLHWCQEQTAGYPGVHVTDLSSSWVDGLALCALVHRLRPGLLEPSELQGVGALEATSWALKMAEHELGITPVLSAQAMVAGNDPLGLIAYLSHFHSAFKSTPHNPAGPVSQGSPGTASAVLFLGKLQRTLQRTRAQGNGEDAGGKKPRVEVEAETPSTEEPPVPEPDVPVTPPSQYQEASAEDLCALCGEHLYILERLCANGRFFHRSCFRCHICEATLWPSGYGQHPGDGHFYCLQHLPQPGHKEDSSDRGPESQDLPTHSENNMPSRPSIPGAPQEGTTPVPSQPTRQLIRLSSPERQRLSSLHLTPDPEMEAPPKPPRSCSVLARQALEGSFVGWGMPVQSPQVLVAVEKEEEESPCSSDEEAEEDVPLDSDTEQVLWNLAKNSGTMNSYPTWRRTLLRRAKEEEMKRFCKAQAIQRRQNEIEAALRELEAKGTELELALRSRSSSPEQQKALWLEQLLQLVQKKNSLVAEEAELMITVQELNLEEKQWQLDQELRTYMNREETLKTAADRQAEDQVLRKLVDVVNQRDALIRFQEERRLSELASGPGPQG